The DNA window CTTggcacccagatgtttgaattttctTTTCCTTTATTGGATAAGTCTTAAACATGGACTTAAGAACACAAATAGGATTATTAACCCAACTTTTACGTTTTTCCACGGACTTGCAGTTTAAATTTTAATTATATACACTAAATGACTAAAAATGTACTAAATGACTATAAAAGGGAGAGGGGAAAGAAAACaatacaaaataaataaatataacTAATAAAAAAGAATTAGGCATAAATGCAAAAAGGAAAACCAATAATGTGCAAAACAAGGGTGTAGAAAAAGAAAAATATGTTTGCCCAGTGCCACATGGCAGAAACTCGTAAAAGCATGTGGTTGGTGGGGGAAATATCTGGTACTCCCACCCCTAGGGTGCTCCCGGTGCTCCAAAATTCTATAGCACATTTTTAAATGTTCGAAAAATTCTAAAACAAATCCAACACATTGACGCAATATCAAAGTATGTTGTCAAAAAAAATTGATATCAAAATCCGAAACGTAGCTTCAGAAACATAAATGAAAAATTCGACAGTAAATAGTACGCAACTTAAGTTGGGCCTTAGATTAGGCCCATTATCTCATTGATAtccattttgtcatttttgtatctcGAGCAATGTTTCGAATTTTGATTTGAATTTTTTTAACAAGATACATTGATGTTGTGTCAATGTGCTagatttttttcagaattttttgaatatTTTAAAATGTGCTACCGAGTTTGGAGCACCGTGACCACCCTAGGGGTGGGAGTACTAGATATTTCCCCTGGGAAAGTATCCAGTGCTCCTAGCCTTGGGGTACTCCCAGTGCTCCAATGTCAAAAGACATTTTtaaatatttttcaaaaaaatcCGGAAAAAAAGAGAATGTTCACAAGGAATGTCACTACATCCCATAAAAATTTTAGATCCAACATCGAAATGTACAttgagaaacaaaaaagaaaaatacAGATCTGAATTGTATCAATGTTGCTTTTGTCTCTTCTTTACACTAGTCATCCTAGATTTCACATTTTTGTTTCTCAATGTTGATCCAAGTTTGGACCTGAAACTTTTAGGGCTTGTAGTCACATTCATTATGAACATTCATAATTTTTTCGGAATTTTTTGAAATATTAAAAAAAATATTTATTGACATTGGAGTATCGGGAGTACTCCAAGGCTGGGAGCACCGGATACTTTCCCGTTGATGAGTGCCATGTAGCGGAACTTGGCAAACATGCGATTTGACGAGTAACATTTTAGTGTTTTTTCGTGGACGGCAAATGCCATATTTGCCTAGTACATGACGAAATGCACTCGGCAAACAACCTTACAATAGACAAAGTTTTGGATTccagtattttttttctttttgaaagaCGAGGCAAAAGACAAAAGACTTGCCTCATTTCAATAATTAAGAGAGTTGTTTTCCCgcaaaaaaataataattaaGAGAGTTGTTACAAGACAGCCGAGGGCCAAGCATGCAAAGCCGTTACTCTCATGGCATCAAGTTACACAAGCATTTCGCTCTTTGCCCCCGCCATAACCCAAAGCTTCCAGTATTAGACATGGCAGGGGAAGGGAGGTGACTGTGCCACTGCCAAAACGCATGTTAGACATGGTGCACAAATTACTGGGTTGCCCTGGATACCGTCCTCATGGTAGCTAGCTAAATTAATTGACAGCCACACATATAGTTGAAACCAAAGGAGTGGTCCAACACTTGTCGCCGGAGGCATGCTCCTCTCTCCGGAAGCCATTCCAAACCATGCATGCAGCGAGACGAGCCCCCGACCGTCCACTTTGCCCGTCAAAAGAGATGGCAAACAACTCGTATATAAAACCCTATGCAGTTTCACCGTCCGTCGCTCCAAACAGGAGGAGAGACACATGCACCAGGAATCAATTAGCGCTCAGCGTCAGCCATGGCCGGCCTGCCTCGCCTCGTCGTGCTCCTGCTCCTCGCCATCGCCGTCCCTGTCGCCCAGCCCACTCCCTACAGCGACAACCTCCAGGACGCGTGCAACAAGACGCTGTTCCCTAAAGTGTGCATCCAGTCGCTGACGACCAACCCGGAGAGCCGGACAGCGGACGCGCGCCGGCTGGCCGAGCTGTCCGTGTACGTGGCCAAGGAGGTGGGCACCACGGTGGCAGCGTTCGCTCACCACGAGCTCACCGGCGTCAAGGAGGACACCTTGTTCAAGTGCCTCGACGGCTGCTCCGACGACATTGAGGAGACGGTGGCGCACCTGAGCGCCCTCACCCGCGAGCCCACCTGCGCCAAGTTCCTCGAGATCAAGTCGTGGCTGTCCGCGACGCTGGGCGGCTCCAACACCTGTGAGGAGACCTGCAAGGACGCGCCCATCAGCGACGTCAAGAACGCCGTCGTAACCAAGAGCCTCGAGTTCGAGAAGCTGCTCCGCGTCACGCTCGACCTCATCACCGAGGCGTCTGGCTCCATGCCCGCCGCCGGCGGCGCGGTGGCACCCACGGCGTGGGAAGGCAGCACTTCAGGATCCTACGGCGCCAGCGCGCCGGACTCCTACGGTGCCAGCGCGTCGGGCTCCTACGGCTCCAGCGCGTCGGGCTCGTACAGCTCCAGCGCACCTGAGTCGTCCGACAGTGCCAGCGCGTTGGGCTCCTCTGGCTCCAGCGCGTCGGGCTCCTACGGCTCCAGCGCATCGGGCTCCGAAGCACCATCCGCCGATGCATCGGCACCCTCGAACGCACAAACCTCCGACTCACCGTCAGCTGACGCGCCGGCCTCCTCCTACGGCGCCGCCAGCGGGCCAGCTGCCGATGCACCGTCGTCATCCCCATCGGACGCGGACGCTCCATCTTCCGGGGCTGCCGACTCGCCATCATCAGGGGCATCATACGGGTCTGCCGGCGCACCGTCCCCGTCCGGGTCAGGCGCCAGCGCTCCTGAGGCCGATTCGACAGCATGAGAAACGCGCGCCCTGCTGATGCTTTGGTACCTAGGGTGAACTTTTTGGCTCTAGATTCTACCCGTCGTCTTGCGCTGCTGTGTGCAAGAAGATGCTCATACTGATGCACTTATGGTCTTTTAGTCCGTGGTTGGTCGAGAAACCAAGTAGAATGGAATGTCATGGTTCCGTTCAAAGTGTAGTGAGTCAATTTTGTATGTtaatttttatttaactattcATCATGGGTGCAATGTACAATTGGAAATGGTTCCTCCTCTGTGTTTGGTTGGAGAGATGAAATGGAATGGTTCCTCCTCTGTATACCTACGTGTAGCCACAACTTTTCTAGAATGGAATGGTTTCTCCTCTGTGTTTGGTtggagagatgaaatgcaaagaAATAAAATTTGAGCTCACCTGGTGGTACCTTTTGTATGTATAACAGGCAAAGAATATATATCGCCAAAATGTACAACATATCAATATAAGCAGACAAATCAAGCTTGTACCTTATGTTAGTTGAGGAAGTCCATCGGAAAATTTAGTAATGAATCTCATAAAAAAATATTTAACACTAAAAATAGTTTGACACTTGATTATTTTCTTGATTTTACTGTTTACCCGAGCTCAAGCTCACATACCCCGCGTCCACATATCAAGCTTACGCTTTCAGTTCGTTGAGAAAGTGTACCGAAAAATTTCAGTAATCAATCTCATGAAATGAAAATAAATTTCACAAAAAATGGTTTGACAGTTGATCGTTTTCCAAATGCATTGTTGCTTCCGGATCCTAGGGCGGCGACTCTGGGTGGCAATCCGATGGTCTTTGCTTCAGTGCGGCGAGGATATCCAGTTGTGGCCGGCGTTGGGCGGCGGCTCTACATATCGGTCACAAGCCAGGGCAAAAATCACCGCTCGGCTGGCCGATGCTGCCTGCGACGACACTTACGGGTGTCATATATTCCTTGGGTGCGCTATCATGGCCCTGACCATGCTCCCTCTTAGTGACCCAGGGGAGACCCTGATTCAGGCTCATCGGAACAGGCGGGAGCTGCGTTGAGACATTGTTCCCTTCATAAAGGCCCCGCCTTGGCTACTCGCATTGTCCTTGGTATTGGAGGTTGGGACACCTCATGTCTCGGTGTGGGTTGTCTCTCAGGTAATGGGCCTCGTTTTTTCTACCCGTTCTCTCATGTTGCTCTACGTGCGAGAATATATGTATGAAGCACTTGTGGTCTTTAGGATGTGTTTGGTTGAGGAACCAAGTAGAATGGAATACCGTGGTTCCACTCTAATGTAAATGGTAGGTTTGGTTCTTCGTATGGTTGCAGTCAAATGGTATAATGCAATGGTTCCATCTCAGTGTTTGGTTGGAGAGATGAAATTTATGAAATTTGTTTGAGCTCACCTcatggtagcctctcttatgtaTAACACACATACTCTATCGCCAAAATCTATCATTAGTATCGATATAAGCACACAAATCAAGCATATACCTTGGGTTCAGAGAGAAAGTTAATTGGAAAATTCAGTAATGAATCTCATCATATAAAAGGAAATATTTAACGCCAAAATAGTTTGACACTTGATAATTTTGGAACACCATAGCATCACAGAATTGTTCTACGTTTCATTCCACTCCGCTACGcaaaccaaacacaccctaaaTAGGAATGTACGACGGAGAAGGAGGGACAGGTCAGGAGGGTGTAGTAATGGGGTAAGCCTAGGTGTTGTAGTAAATGTTTTTATTTCCAATCAGGAGTAAAATTTTATAGGAGTGTAGGTAGGAGAGGTAGAAAAAATATGTTTCTCGTctttagggcatctccaatgccGACCCCAAAAATACACACATCAATCTGGACCGAGCTGTCCGGACCCATTCTGCCATCCAACGCGAGACCTTATCGGTCCGCGGAGTGGCCCGGACATCCTTTCCCCGCAAATTGGAAGCTAACTGGGGGTGGGGGTGGGCTTTGCGGGAGTCCGGACTGCTACCAAGTAGGACTCCGACACCTCGGCCCACTCAACTCCCCCTTCCCTGTCCCAATCTCTCCCACTCCGCCCTTCTGGCCCCTTGCTTTGCATCCACACCCTCCTCCTCTGACGCGGCTACTATACCTCTCTAGATGCCGCGTAGGCATGGCTGGGCGCCTGCAACCCCACCCATGCGCTCACTCGCTTGTACTATGTCCCCGTCCACCCAGGATCCATCTGCAGCCAGGTATCCTCCACCCCGTATTGACATGGTCCATTGTGGACACCACGCCAAGTAGGTGTACGGTCAAATGCCATTGAGCTTATTTTTGAAATTCATGTAGTTTTTTAGAGCAAGAATGGTAGGGTACTCGGTGTAGGAGGATGAGTTGTTGTGCAATGCGTGGTTGGCCATATCTGCGGACTTCTTAGGCAGGAGCGCAAGGGGTGGGGTCATTTCACATCCGAGCACAAATTGCGCCCTAAGAAATTCATACATGAACACAATATGAAGTTGTTAGCATATCGATGGTAATACCATCCAGAACTCCGTCATAAAGATTTTTGATGCGGTTGATCGGCTGGAGGCAATGTGGCCATTGCGCGCAGCATGCATGGAGGTCATAAGTtctgcctctagggcatatttccttcagcctcccacttgcactagagtcaataatctagttcacatcgtcatgtgatttaacaccaatagttcacatctttatgtgattagttcacatctccatgtgactaacacccaaagggtttactagagtcaataatctagttcacatagcTATGTAatttaacacccaaagagtactaaggtgtgatcatgttttgcttgtgagagaagtttagttaatgggtctgccatattcagatccgtatgtattttgcaaatttctatgtcaacaatgctctgcacggagctactctagctaattgctcccacttacaatatgtatccagattgagacttagagttttctggatcagtgtcaaaacttgcatcgatgtaaccctttacaatgaaccttttgtcacctccataattgagaaacatatccttattccattaaggataattttgatcgttgtccagtgatctactcctggatcactattctACTCCCTTTccaaactcagtgtagggtatacaatagatctgatAAATAGCATGTCAtaatttatagaacctatggctgaggcatagggaatgactttcattctctttctatcttctttcgtggtcgggctttgagtcttactcaatttcacaccttgtaacacaggcaagaactgtTTCTtggactgttccattttgaactacttcaaaatcttgtcaaggtatatactcattgaaaaaaacttatcaagtgtcttgatctatctctacagatcttgatgctcagtatgtaagcagcttcaccgaggtctttctttgaaaactcctttcaaataatcctttatgctttctagaaaattctacattatttccgatcaacaatatgtcattaaCATATaattatcagaaatgttgtagtgctcccactcactttcttgtaaatacaggcttcactgcaaatctgtataaaactatatgctttgatcaactcatcacagcgtatattccaactccgagatgcttgcaccagtccatagatggatcactggagcttgcacattttgttagcacctttaggatcgacaaaaccttctggttgcatcatatacaactcttctttaagaaatccattaaggaatgaagttttgacatccatttgccagatttcataaaatttGTCAACTGCTAACATCATTCGGACAGAGttttaagcatcgatatgagtgagaaaatcttatcgtagtcaacaccttgaacttgtcgggaacaTTTTGCGataattcgagctttgtagatagtaacactactatcagcgtttgtcttcctcttgaatatccatttattctctatggcttgccgatcatcgggcaagtcaaccaaagtccacactttgttctcttacatggatcccatctcagatttcatggcctcaagccatttcgcggagtctgggctcatcatcgcttcctcatagtttgtaggttcgtcatggtcaagtaacatgtgttggggaacgtagtaatttcaaaaaaattcctacacacgcaagatcatggtgattcatagcaagagaggggagagtgttgtcacgtaccctcgtagacagaaagtggaagcgttagcacaacgcggttgatgtagtcgtcatcttcacgatccgaccgatcaagtaaccgaagtacggcacctccgagttcaacacacgtttaggccgatgacgtccctcgaactccgatccatccgagtgttgagggagagtttcgtcagcacgacggcgtggtgacgatgttgatgttctaccgacgcagggcttcgcctaagcaccgctacagtattatcgaggtggactatggtggagggggcaccgccacacggctaagagatcaatgatctaatgttgtgtctctagggtgccccctgcccctgtatataaaggagcaagggggggtgcggccggccagggcataggcgcgccaggaggagtcctactccaccgggagtaggactcccccctttcctagttggaataggacttgggagggggaagaaggaaagagggggccgacccccttgccctaaaccaattcggtttgggcgtagggggcgcgccccataCTCCTCTTGCTGCCCTCCTTTTCCActaagcccactaaggcccattaagtccccggggggggggggttccggtaacctcccggtactccggtaaaatcccgatttcacccgaaacacttccgatatccaaacataggcttccaatatatcaatcttcatgtctcgaccatttcgagactcctcatcatgtccgtgatcatatccgggacctccgaacaaccttaggtacatcaaaacatataaactcataatataactgtcatcgaaacttaagcgtgcggaccctacgggttcgagaactatgtagacatgaccgagacacgtctccggtcaataaccaacaacggaacctggatgctcatattggctcccacatattctacggagatctttatcggtcaaaccgcatagcaacatacattgttctttttgtcatcggtatgttacttgcccgagattcgatcgtcggtatctcaatacctagttcaatctcattactggcaagtctctttactcgttcgtaatacatcatctcgcactaactcattagtagtaattgcttgcaaggcttaagtgatgtgcattaccgagagggcccagagatacctctccgacatttcggagtgacaaatcctaatctcgaaatacgccaacccaacaagtacctttggagacacctgtagagcacctttgataatcacccagttacgttgtgatgtttggtagcacacaaagtgttccttcggtaaacgggagttgcataatctcatagtcataggaacatgtataagtcacatgaagaaagcaatagcaacaataCTAAACGattagtgctaagctaacggaatggatcatgtcaatcacatcattcttctaatgatgtgaccccgttaatcaaatgacaacttatgtctatggttaggaaacataatcatctttgatcaacgagctagtgaagtagaggcatactagtgacaatttgtttgtctatgtattcacacatgtattatgtttccggttaatacaattctagcatgaataataaacatttatcatgatataaggaaataaataataactttattattgcctctagggcatatttccttcagtctcccacttgcactagagtcaataatctagattacacagtaatgattctaacacccatggagccttggtgctgatcatgttttgctcgtggaagaggcttagtcagcgggtctgcaacattcagatccgtatgtatcttgcaaatttctatgtctcccacctggactagatcccggatggaattgaagcgtctcttgatgtgcttggttcttgtgaaatctggattctttGCCAGGCAATtggcaccagtattgtcacaaaagattttcattggacccgatgcactaggtatgacacctagatcggatatgaactccttcatccagactccttcatttgctgcttccgaagcagctatgtactcgcttcacatgtagatcccgccacgacgctttggtttagaactgcaccaactgacagctccaccgttcagtaAACACGTTATCCGgatttgcgatttagaatcgtccggatcagtgtcaaagcttgcatcacgtaaccatttacgatgagcttctttgtcacctccatatacgagaaacatatccttagtccttttcaggtatttcaggatgttcttgaccgtgtccagtgatccactcctggattactttggtacctcctctggacttatagcaaggcacacatcaggtctggtacacagcattgcattacatgatagagcctatggctgaagcatagggaacatctttcattttctctctatcttctctAGTGCTCGGGcgttgagtcttactcaactgcACACCtttaacacaggcaagaaccctttctttgtctaggtatgtgctttgtgaaagtccaattaagcgtcttgatctatctctatagatcttcatgcccaatatataagcagctttaccgaggtctttcattgaaaaactcttattcaagtatccttttatgctatccaaaaattctatatcatttccaatcaacaatatgtcatccacatataatattagaaatgctacagagctcccactcactttcttgtaaatacaggcttctccaaatgtctgtataaa is part of the Triticum urartu cultivar G1812 unplaced genomic scaffold, Tu2.1 TuUngrouped_contig_3793, whole genome shotgun sequence genome and encodes:
- the LOC125527397 gene encoding uncharacterized protein YMR317W-like, translating into MAGLPRLVVLLLLAIAVPVAQPTPYSDNLQDACNKTLFPKVCIQSLTTNPESRTADARRLAELSVYVAKEVGTTVAAFAHHELTGVKEDTLFKCLDGCSDDIEETVAHLSALTREPTCAKFLEIKSWLSATLGGSNTCEETCKDAPISDVKNAVVTKSLEFEKLLRVTLDLITEASGSMPAAGGAVAPTAWEGSTSGSYGASAPDSYGASASGSYGSSASGSYSSSAPESSDSASALGSSGSSASGSYGSSASGSEAPSADASAPSNAQTSDSPSADAPASSYGAASGPAADAPSSSPSDADAPSSGAADSPSSGASYGSAGAPSPSGSGASAPEADSTA